The segment GCACCGCAATTCTGGAGATGGACGGTCTCTGGCTGCGCCGCGTACCGGCCGACGCACTGCTGCGCCGGGACACCGCCGTCATCCGGCGTCCCTCCTGGGAAGCCACGGACGCGCCGGCCCCCGGCGGCAAAACCGCGCTCGACGTCCCGTGGCTGGTGCTGGCCGACCGTCGCGGCGTCGGCTCCGCGCTGGCCGCACAGCTCCGGGCGAGCGGGCATGAGGCCACCGTCGTCGAGGCCGGTGCCCATGAGGACGCGGACCTGCGGACGTTGGTACGGGAACGCACGGCCGGCGGCAGCCCGTTGAACGTGGCCTTCCTCCCGGGCCTCGACGAGCCCGACGACGAACCGACCGCCAAGTCCCTTGAGCGGGCCCAGGGAACGGCCTCCGCCGCCCTGCTGACCGTCCTCCAAGAGCTCAACAGCGCCGGGCGTGCCGCACGGGTCCTTGTGGTGACCCGCGGAACGCAGTCGCTCTCCGCACATCCCGTCCGCGTCGTGCACGCCCCGCTGTGGGGCCTGGCGGCCATCGCCGGCGCCGAGAACCCCGACGTACGCTGCGTACTCGTCGACCTCGACCCGGACAGACCGGCAGTGCGGAACGAGGCCGAAGCGCTCTGCGCCGAAGCGCTCGCGGCCGACGGCGACGACCGGATCGCCTTCCGCAGCGGCCGACGGCATGTCGCCGGGGCAACGGGAACGGCACTCCCGGAACGCCCCACCGCAGCCGAGGAACTGGTGCGGTCGGACGGCACCTATCTGGTCACCGGCGGGCTCGGCGCGCTCGGTCTGCACACGGCCGACTGGCTGGTGCGAGGCGGTGCCCGGCATCTCGTACTGATGGGGCGCCGGGCTCCCTCGGAGGCCGCCGGCCGCACCATCGGCCAATGGGAACGGGCCGGGGTCCAGGTCGCCGTGCACCAGGCCGATGTCACGGACTTCGAGGCCGTGCAGCAGGTGCTGGCCGAAGTGGCCCGCGCCATGCCACCGCTGCGCGGAGTGGTCCACGCGGCCGGTGTGCTGGACGACGGCAGCATCCCGAGGCAGAACGCTCAGCGGCTGCGCTCGGTGATGGCTCCCAAGACACGCGGTGCGTGGAACCTGCACCTGCTGACACAGGACGCGAAGCTGGACTTCTTCGTCCTCTACTCCTCCGTGGCCGCCCTCATGGGCTCCCGTGGCCAGAGCGGCTACGCCGCCGGCAACGCCTTCGTCGATGCCCTCGCCCACCACCGGCAGTCCCTCGGGCTGCCCGGGACCAGCGTCGCATGGGGGCCGTGGAGCGGCGACGGAATGGTCGCGACCCTTGACGCACACGCCGAACGCCGGGTGCGGGAGAGCGGTTTCGGCATGCTGGAACCGGGCCCCGCGCTCCGGGCGCTGGAGGACGTGCTGCGGGCCGGTGTCCCGCACGCGTATGTCTACGCCGGTGAGTCGGCCGGTGCCCGAGCGGCAGGTACGGGACGCAGCGGCGGTCCGCGTGGGGAGAGCTCGTCCCCGGCCGGGCAGTCCGTCTACGAGCGCCCCGCCGGCTTCGGGCCCGCGCTCGCGCCGAGGAACGAGACCGAGGCCAGGCTCGTGGCCATCTGGGAAGCGCTGCTCGGCATCCACCCCATCGGTGTCGAGGACGACTACTTCCACCTGGGAGGCGACTCCATCACGAGCCTGCGGATCATCAGCCGGGCCAAGCAGGCGGGCATCCGGCTCACCGAGGCCGACCTCTTCGCCCACCCGACGGTGGCGGAGCTGGCGGCCACGGTGCAGACCGTACCCACACCGGACGACAGCGGACCGGGCCAGAGCGATCCGGCCACGAACGGGCCGCAAGGCGGCGCCGCTCGCACCACGCACCTGGCCGAGGGCGACCTGGCGCGGCTGCTGTCCCGCATCGGGTCCGTCGAGGCCGAGGCACCCGACGCCGTGACACGACACGTCGATGCGGCCCACGACAGCAACACAGAAAGGCGGAGCCGATGACCACGCGCATTGAGGGTGTACATCCCCTCTCCCCCCTGCAACAGGGCCTCCTGTACCACACCATTCTCGACCCGGGGACGTCCTTCTACGTCGACCAGGTGATCCAGACGCTCGACGGCGATCTGGACCCCGAAGCCCTGGAACAGGCGTGGCAGCGGGCCGTCGACCGGCACACCATTCTGCGGTCCTCGTACCACTGGGAAGAGATCGACGAGCCCGCGCAGGTCGTGCGTGCCTCCGGCACCGCGCACATCGAGCGGCACGACTGGCGGGACACCGGCTCTGACGACGCCGTCCAGGAGCGGCTGGAGGACTTCCTGCGCACCGACCGGCGCCGGGGGTTCCAGCTGGACCGCCCGCCCCTGTTCCGGCTGCACCTCCTCCGCGTCGCCGAGCAGCGGCACCTCTTCGTCTTCCGCTATCACCACATCCTGCTCGACGCCTGGTCGGCCCTGATGCTGCTGGAGGAGGTGCTGTCCTCCTACGACGACTTGGTGCGGGGCCGGCAGCTGCCCTCCCGGCCGGTGCGGCCGTACCACGACTACGTCGATTGGATACGCCGCCAGGACATGAGCCGGGCCGAGGAGTTCTGGCGCACCGAACTGGCGGGCTTCCGGCCGGCCCCGCTGGCCGTGACCGGCACGGAGGGCGACGACGGCGCACGGGCGGAGACCGGCGCGGACACCGGCCGGGAGAACCCCGAGGTGTCGCTGGTGCTCGCGCGGGAGACCGGGGAGGCCCTGCGCCGGCTCGCCCGCGAGCACCGGCTCACTCTCGGCACGGTGCTACAGACCGCGTGGGGCCTGCTGCTCAGCCGGTACACCGACCAGCAGGACGTCGTGTTCGGGATGACCATGACGCACCGGCCGGCCGAGCTGGACGGGATCGAGGACACCCTCGGGCTGTTCATCAACACGCTGCCGTTGCGGGTGCAGCCTGCCCCGCACCGCCCGTTCGCCGCGTCGTGCGCCCAGGTCCAGGCCGCGCAGACGAGGATGAGGGGATTCCTGTCCAGCCCCCTGGCGGAGGTGCAGCAGTGGAGCGACGCCGAACCGGGTGAGCCGCTGTTCGACAGCATCATGACCATCCTCAACGTGCCGCGGATCGGCAACCTGGGACGCCGTACCGGCGAACTCGACGTCCGGGGTGGCGAATACCGTTACCACACCAACTATCCGCTGGCCGTTCTCGTCATCCCGGACGAAGAGATCACCCTGCGCATCGGCTACGACAGGAGCCGCTTCGACGCGGCTGCCGTCGAGCGCATGCTGGGTCATTTCGCCACGATCCTGGAAACAGTGGCCACCGATTTCACGCTCCCGGCCGGCCGGATCTCCCTGCTGACCCGCGAGGAGCGGCGGATGATCGATGCGTCGGGCGCCGGCGAGGCGGTGGCGCCACCCGGCCTGTGCGCCCAGCAGCTGTTCGAGGAGCGTGCGGAACGCACACCGGACGCGACGGCGGTGACCTTCCGGGGCACGTCCCTGGCATACGGTCAACTCGATGCGCGGGCGAACCAGTTGGCACATCTTCTGGCGGAGCACGGCATCGGGCCGGAGTCGCGGGTCGGGCTCTGCCTGGACCGCTCGGTCGACCTCGTGGTCGCGATGCTGGGCGTCCTCAAGGCCGGCGGCGCGTTCGTACCGCTGGACCCCGCCTACCCCGCGGACCGCCTCGACTTCATGAGCCGGGATGCCGAGCTGTCCCTGCTGCTGACCAGCAGCACGGCACAGCGGCAACTGCCCCGGCTCGCCGTCCGCAGCATCCTGCTGGACGAACAGACCGAGGCGCTCGACCGGCACAGCACCGAACCCGTCTCCAGCGGCGTCCGGCCGGACAACCTCGCGTACGTCATCTACACCTCAGGGTCCACCGGGCGTCCCAAGGGAGCGCTCATCACCCACGACGGCCTGGTGAACAGCTGCCTCGCACAGCAGGACGCGTTCGGCACCGGCCCCGAGGACCGGGTGTTGCAGTGGGCCTCCCCGAGTTTCGACGCCTCGGTCTTCGAGGTCTTCCTGGCGCTGGGCGCGGGCGCGGCCCTGTGTCTGGCCCCCCAGGAGGAGGTCATTCCCGGCCCCGGGCTGGTCGACCTGCTGGCCCGCGAGAGCATCAGCTGCCTGGTGATGGCCCCCTCCGCGCTCGCCGCCCTCCCGCTGGAGGCGCCCGCACGGCTGCCCGGGCTGCGCACCATCGTGCTCGGAGGCGAATCGGTGTCCACCACGCTGCTCGACCGCTGGTGTACCGGCCGACGGATCTTCAACGTCTACGGGCACACGGAGACCAGCATCTGGGCCACGGTGGAGGAGTGCGCGGCGGACGGGCGTCCCCCGTCGGTCGGCCGGCCGGTCCGGGGCATCCAGGTGCACCTGCTCGACAGCAGTGGGCAGCCGGTCCCGGACGGAGTCGCGGGTGAGCTCTACCTCGGTGGTGTCGGAGTCGGCCGTGGCTACCTGAACCGGCCCCGGCTCACTGCCGAGCGCTTTCCGGCGAATCCTTTCTCCGACGTCCCCGGCTCCCGTCTCTACCGGAGCGGTGACCTGCTGCGGAGGCGTGCCGACGGCCGGCTCGACTTCGTGGGCAGGGTGGACGGACAGGCCAAGATCCGGGGCCTGCGCATCGAGACGGGCGAGATCGAGAGCGCCCTGCGCGAGCACCCGACCGTGAAGGACGCCGCCGTCATGGTGCGCGCCGGGCTCGGCGGAGAGGGCACCGACCAGAGGCTGGTGGCCTACCTGTTGCTCCGGCCCGGTGACGAGCGCCCGGCAGAGGACTGGCGCCTCTTCCTGCGCACGACACTTCCGGACTACATGGTGCCCAACTCCTTCGTCACGCTGGACTCCCTTCCCCTGACGTCCAACGGCAAGCTGGACTACGCGGCCCTGCCGGAGCCCGGACGGAGCGTGCCGACCGACGGACAGACGGCGCCGCTCACCCCCTTGGAGAGCCGGATGGCCGAGCTGTGGGCCCAGACGCTCGGGCTGGACAGCGTCGGCGCGCACGAGGACTTCTTCGCCCTGGGCGGCAACTCCATCAAGGCCACCCGGATCGCCTCCCGCATACGCCAGGAATGGCAGGTGGAGTTCTCCGTGCGCACGGTGCTGGAGAGCGGAACCGTCGCCGGCTGCGCAGCCGCACTTGGCGAACCCCCGGCGCATTCTGTGCACGAGCCGCCGGCGACCTGAGCCCGTCCGCCTCCCTCGAAAACCGCCGATCGTATTCCCGGCGAGCGCGCCGAAAATGAGCGCCGTTCACTCTTGAAAGGACCACATGAGCATCACGGTTGATGAACCGGGTGTGCTGTTCCCCTTCGGTGTCCCCGATCCCGAAGCGCCCGTCCGAGTCTTCTGCCTGCCGTACGCGGGCGGTGGCGCCGGCCTCTACCGTGCCTGGAGTCGGCGTGCCGTACCGGGCGTGGAGTTCGTCCCGGTGCAGCTGCCGGGGCGGGAGAACCGGCTCCACGAGCCGCCGGAGCGCGACTTCGACACCCTCGTCGAGCGCCTGGCGCGTGCGATGGCTCCGTGGACGGGCGGGCGCTACGCCCTCTTCGGACACAGCATGGGCGGCCTGCTCGCCCACGAACTCGCTCACCGGCTGCACGAGCTGACCGGGCGGCCCGCCGACCTGCTCGCCGTGTCCGCCTGTGCGGCCCCTGATGTGGAACGCCCCGCCTGGCGCATCCACGACCTGCCGAGAGAGGAATTCGTCGCGGAAGTGCGGCGGCTCAACGGCACCCCGCAGGAGGTGTTCGAGGACGAGGACCTCCTCGACCTGTGCCTGCCGCGCATCCGCGCCGACTTCTCCGTACTGGCGAGCTACCGGAACCGGCAGCGCACACCGCTGGCCGTTCCCGTCACGGCGCTGTGCGGAACCCGTGATCCGCAGGTGCCCACGTGGTCGGTGGAGACCTGGCGCGCGCACACGACCGGCGACTTCCGGCTGCACCTCGTCGACGACGACCACTTCTTCATCCACCGTCACGAGCAGGCCGTATTCACGCATATCACCGATGCGCTGCACGAGGAACTCACGTGATGCGAGGAATTCACCCGCTCCCACTGCCCACACAGGAAACCGGAAACCGAATATGAGCAATTCCTTGGACGAGCCGGACGGCTCATTCCTGGTGTTGATGAATCACGAGGCACAGTACTCACTGTGGCCGGAATTCGCAGAGATTCCCGACGGGTGGACGGTCGCACTTCCGAAGAGCGACCGGCAGACCTGCCTGGATTACATCGAACAGCAATGGACGGATATGCGTCCGAAGAGCTTGGTGAACGACATGACAAGGGGTGCGGCATGAACAAGGTTGGTGCGACGATATCCGAGGTGTACAACCACGCCCTGGCAGCTTCGGCGATCAGTGCGGCATGGGAGGTCGGCGCCTTCGACGCGCTGCGGGAGTCCGGTCCCCTGGACGCCGAGGAGTTCGCAGCCGAACGGGGCCTGGACGTCGCCTCGATGCACGAGCTGTTCCGCGCTCTGGCCGCGGCGGATGTCGTCACCCGGGAGGGCGTCAAGGTCCGCCCCGGCCCGAACTTCGACGAGGCGGACCGGTCCAAGTCGCTGTTTCACTGGATGACACGAGGCTGCGGCGAGCTGTTCAACACTCTTCCGGACCTGATCCGGGTGGAGAACCGCGAGGGTTCCTTCTACCGGCGTGACGCGGCGGCGATCAGCGTCGCCTGCCGCGAGATCAACGCCGAGTGGTGGGACCCCGTCTTCCGGCCGGTGGTGAACGGGCTGGACTTCACCTACGTCGCCGACCTGGGCTGCGGCAGCGGCGAGCGGCTGATCCGGCTGGCCAAGTCCAGGCCGGGCGTGCGCGGGCTCGGCATCGACGCCGCCGACGGGGCCATCAAGGTCGCCACCCACGCGGTGGCGGAAGAGGGCCTTTCGGACCGCATCAGCATCACCCAGGGCGACGCCACAAAGCTCGAACCGCGCGCCGAGTACGCGGGAGTCGACCTGCTGACCTCGTTCATGATGGGACACGACTTCTGGCCGCGGGCCGAAGCCGTCGCCTCCCTGCGGCGCATCCGCGAGGTCTTCCCCGACCTGAAGCACTTCCTGCTCGCGGACGCGACGCGGACCACGACGTACGCGGACAGCGAGATGCCCGTCTTCAGCATGGCCTTCGAATTCGCCCATGCCGTGATGGGCGACTACCTCCCCACGCTGGAGGAGTGGGGACCGGTCTTCGAAGAGGCCGGCTGGCGCCTTGCGGGCCAGCACCCCATCTCCGTACCGGCGGACAGCGTGATGTTCCACCTGGTCCCCGCCAGCTGACAGACAGCGGCCGCCCCCGTGCCTCACCCCGAGGCACGGGGGCGCCCGCACTCCCGCAACGGTTGCTCAGCGCCGCCATCGACGACCCGGGCTACTTCTGCGACCCGGCCTGCGCTGGGCTTTTGCCTGGCGGGCACCTTTCGTCCGTCCCGTTCGTACGCGAGCGTCACCGTGCACAGCCTGTTCCGACGCGCCTGAACCACCCGCCGCTGGGAAGACCACCCCACCCGCGCCCCTCTGGCCGGGCGAGGCCCTAATATCATCTGGCGTTCTCTGACGGACGCTGACGCCCGCTGGGTCGTGCCTGCCGCCCGACGCCCGGCACGACGACTCCACTGCACGGCAATGGAGTCGAGTATCGAGGAGAGGAACGTTCATGCGCGCCCGGAGCATCGCCACGGCCACCGCAACAGCATTGGCACTGGTGGCCGCTCGTGACCTTGTCCAGAAGAAACACGCACTGCTCCGGAACTTCCCCGTGCTCGGGCACGCCCGGTACCTGCTGGAGACGATCGGGCCGGAGCTGCGGCAGTACATAGTCACCTCCAACGACGAGGAGCGCCCGTTCAGCCGCGACCAGCGCACCTGGATCTACGCGTCGTCGAAGGGGGAGAACAACTACTTCGGGTTCGGAACCGACAACGACGTCGAGCACACGCAGGGGCACGCCTACCTGAAGCAGCGCACGTTCGCCGGCACGCTGCCCGACGTGCACGACCCGCAGGCCCCACTGCCGTCAGCCAAGGTGCTGGGCGGGCCGCGCGGGCGCGCCAAGGCCTTCCGGCCGGCGAGCGTGGTGAACATCTCGGCGATGAGCTTCGGATCGCTCTCCGGCGCGGCGATCACGGCGCTCAACAAGGGCGCGGCGCTGGCGGGCACCCTGCACAACACGGGCGAGGGCGGTCTCTCGCCGTACCACCGCAACGGCGGCGATCTCGTCCTTCAGATCGGTACGTCCTACTTCGGCTGCCGCAACGAGGACGGCAGCTTCAACATCGACAAGCTCAAGGACGTGGTCGCCGGTGCCCCGGTCAAGGCGATAGAGATCAAGCTCTCCCAGGGCGCCAAGCCCGGGCTGGGCGGAATGCTGCCGGGCGCGAAGGTGACCCCGGAAATCGCCGAGATCCGCGGCATCCCGCGCGGCGAGGACTGCGCTTCCCCGTCGCGGCACACCGCGTTCGGCGACGTCGACTCGATGCTCGACTTCGTCGAACTGCTCGCCGCCGAGACCGGCCTGCCGGTCGGGATCAAGAGCGCGGTGGGAGAGATGGAATTCTGGCAGGAGCTGGCCACGCTGATGGCGCGTGGTGACCGTGGTGTCGACTTCGTGACCATCGACGGCGGCGAGGGCGGCACCGGGGCGGCGCCGCTCACCTTCTCCGACTCGGTGTCGCTGCCCTTCCGGATGGGCTTCTCCCGGGTCTACGGCGTCTTCGCCGAGCGGGGGCTGACCGACGACCTGACCTTCATCGCCTCCGGCAAGCTCGGCCTGCCCGAGAACGCCGCGGTCGCCTTCGCTCTGGGTGCCGACATGATCAACGTGGCCCGTGAGGCGATGCTGTCGATCGGCTGCATCCAGGCGCAGAAGTGCCACACCGACAAGTGCCCCACCGGCATCGCCACCCAGAGCCCGTGGCTGGCCCGCGGCCTCGACCCGGCCTCGAAGGCCACCCGGGCCGCCGTCTACCTGCGCACCCTCCGCAAGGAGCTGCTGAAGGTCTCGGCGGCCGTCGGTGTCGCCCACCCGGCGCTCATCACGGCCACGGACATCGAGATCATGAACGGCGACTACGAGGCCCGCACCCTGGCCGGCGTCTACGGCTACAAGGACGGCTGGGGCGAGCTGGGCCCGCACCTCGCCGAGGAGATCACCGCACTGCTCACCGCCGATCGGTCCTCCGAGCAGTCCTCCGACCACAAGCCGACCGCCTGACGTGCCGATCACGGCCGGCACCACGCTCGCCGCTCCCCTGCCCGGAGCGCGCGCGTGGCGCCGGCCGGTGGCACTCTTGTCTTCCCTGCTCCACGAACAGCCCCCTGCCTAGGTGATCACAGCATGAGCGAAAAAGTGAGATTCCCCAGCGTCGTCGGCCCCGAGCTGGCCGGTGCGATCGACCTGCCGGAGGGCGAGATCCGCGGCTGGGGGATCTTCGTGCACGGATTCACCCTCGGCAAGGGCTCGCCGGCCGCGTCGCGTGTCAGCAAGCAGCTGGCACGCGAGGGGATCGGCATGCTGCGCTTCGACAACCTCGGGATCGGGGACTCCGACGGCGACTGGGGGGACGGTTCCTTCACCGTCAAGGTGCAGGACACGATCCGTGCCGCAGCCATGATGGCGGAGCGAGGAACTCCGGCAGACCTGCTGGTGGGGCACTCATGGGGAGGCGCCGCCGTCCTCGCCGCGGCGGCCGAGGCCACCGGTGTCCGCGCGGTCGCCACGATCGGGGCGCCGGTCGATCCCAGCCACGTCGAGCGACAGTACGACGCGGTCGTGGACCGCGTGCTCAGTGACGGGTCGCACGAGTGGTTCGTCGGCGGGAGGACCCTGGTCCTCAAGCGTGCCTTCGTCGAGGACGTCCGCCGTGCTCATCTGCGGGACCGGATCGGCGAGTTGGACCTGCCGCTGCTCGTCCTGCATTCGCCGACCGACAACACCGTCGACATCGACAACGCCGGAGAGATCTTCCGCGAGGCACGACACCCGCGAAGCTTCGTCTCACTCGAAGGAGCGGACCATTTTCTGACCGCCCGAGGACAAGCACAGCGAGCCGCCCGCATCATCAGCGCCTGGGCCGACCAGTACATCCACGGGGCAGGGGCCCGCAGGAAGGATGTCCGGTGATGACCGGGCAGGTGCCTCAGGCGCCAGAGAGGTCCCGTGGCCGCACCATCATCCGGATCCCGTCCCGTGCCCAGAGCACGAACCGTTCCACCGGCGTCACTTCATGCCCCGGCGCGGGCCGAAAGCGCAGGCGCTTGAGGAGGACGGCCAGGACGAGCTGGGCCTCGACCGTGGCCAGAGCGGCGCCCTCGCAGTTGCGTGGCCCGATCCCGAAGGGGACGTACGCGAGCCTCGGCCGCTTGGCCACCTCCTGCGGCGTGAACCGTTCGGGGTCGAACCGCTCCGGCTCGGGCCAGTGTTCCGGGTTCAGGTGCACCGCCCAGAACGGATAGAACACCGTCGTCCCGGCCGGGATCTCGTACGGGCCCAGAACCAGGTCCTCGGTCGTCTCGCGTGCGCCGTACGGGCCGGGCGGGAACAGGCGCATCGACTCCTTGAGCACCATGTCCAAATATGTGAGCCGCCGCAGATCACCGTAATCGGGCGCGGCGCGCTCGCCCAGCACCTGGTCCAGTTCGGCGGCGACGCGATCGGCCGCGTCGGGATGGCGGCCCAGCACGTGCAGCGTCCACGAGATGGCGACGCCGGTGGTGTGGTGGGCGGCGAGCAGCGTCACCATCACGGTGTCCCGGACCCGCGCCGGGCTCTGACCGGCCTCGACGAGCGCCCCGATCAGGTCGCTGCGGTCGGTGCGGCCGCCCGAGCGGTGCGCCGCCACCACGCGGTCGACCGTCCCGCGCAGATAGGCAAGAGCCACCTCGGCCCGCTCCGCCGAGCGCGGGTCGGCCCGCGGCACCTGGTAGAGCCGCCCGAGGTGCTCGGTGAGCACCTCCTCGAACGCGGCGACGACACGGTCCGTGTCGGTTTCCGCGCCGCCGAGCGCGAACCCGCAGATCATACGGAGCGACAGCGCGGTCAACTCCTGTTGCAGCTCAACGGGTTCGCCGTCGGTCTGCCCCGCCCAGCGGTCCGCGAGCTCCCGCGCCAGCTCGGTGAAGCGCGCGAAGTGCCGCTCGTGAGCCGGCCGCCCGGCGAGCACCGAGAGCAGTAGTCGGCGCCAGGGGGTGTGCTCGTCGGCGGGTAGCACTTGCAGGTTTCCTGCCTCACACAGCGGGTCCAGGAACGCGAACAGCTTCTCGGGCCGCGTGTCGAGGTGCGCCGTGGCCTCCAGAAGCACGGGATCGGCGACCGACACGGCCGTTGCCGCGCCTGGCAGTTGGAAGCGCACGACGGGCCCGTACGCCTCGTGCAGGCGTAACTGGTACCGGTGCAGCCCACCCGCGGCCGCAACGGCGCTCAGCCCGCCGTCCTCCTGGTGCTCGGGGCCGGGGATACGCATAACGGTGCCTCCTGTGCCACGCCCTGGCCTCGAGTCCGTTCCGAGGGGCCGCCCGTCAACTCGCCCTTGCATCAACCAGTTTCCACCCGTTCCTGCTTCCCTATCCCACGGCGGGTCCGGTGCCCGTTCCGTTCCCTTGGCCAGGTCGAGGAACGGTGCGGTTCCTCCCTTATGGTGACGCTGGCTCAATACTGACAGCGAGGAGCAACCATTCATGGCGGTCTCGATCGGATTGCATGTCAGCCCGGAATTTCCCGCGATGCTGGAGCGGATTGACGCACTTGGCGGGGTGCTTGAGGCGGACGCGGACGCGGCCGAGGAGCTCGGCAGACTCACCGAGGACGTCGCGCGGGCATTGCTGGGTGCTGGGGTCGTGGGGGCCGCACTGCCGCAGAGCCTCGGCGGCTACGAGTTCTCCCCACGCCAACTGATAGAGACAGTCGAGCGGATCAGTTACCACGATTCCGCGGCCGGTTGGACGATGATGGCGCTGCAATTGATGACCGGCACCACTGCGGCCTATCTCGATGCCGTTGCGGCGGCCGACTTGTTCCCGGATGTCGCGGGTGGGGACCACGCGTTGCTGGCCGGTCACGGCACCCGTCCCGGTCGGGCCGTCCCGGTGGAGGGTGGCTATCTGGTGAGCGGCAGTTGGCAGTTCGCCTCCGGCATGGCGCACGCCACCCATATCCACAGTGCGATCCAGGTCGAGGGCACCGGGGAGCTCAGGGTGCTGGCGATGCCGAAGTCGCAGGTGGAACTCGTCGACAACTGGGATGTGCTCGGGCTGCGTGCGACGCACAGTATTGATTACCACTGCGCCCATGAGTTTGTCCCCGCGACGCACACGTATGTCGCCACGACGACGCACCCCGCCAACGGCGGCGCGATCTACCACCTCGGATTGGTCAACATGTCCGCTATCGGACACACCGGTTGGGCATTCGGTGTCGGGCGGCGGCTGCTCGATGAGCTGAAGTTGGTCGCCGCGGCAAAATCCGGCACACGTAACGCCGCCGTCGACACCGCGCAGTTCCACGCGGAGTACGCGACCGCCGAAGCCAAGCTTCGTTCGGCACGGGCGTGGGCGATGGAGGTATGGCGAGGTATCGAAGGCACCCTCAATGCGGGCGAGTTGACGAGTACCGAGCAGAACACTCTGCTCAGGCTGGCGCTCAACCACGCGACGTGGACGGTGCAGGACGTGGGTCAGACGGTGCACCGGTGGGCGGGGACGGCGGCGATCCGGCGTGGGCCGATCGACCGGTTTCTGCGTGATCTCGGCACAGGTACCCAGCACATCACCTCAAGCCCCACGGTCCTGCAGAACTGCGGGAAATGGCTCAGCGGCGCACAACCCCGAGCGCATTGGGAATTTCTCGACTTGACGCCGTGACCACCAGGTCAGCGAGTGCGCCGGAACGAAAGGAGTCGGCGTTCGCCCGGCTCCCGGATTTCATGCTGCCTGGGGTCCTGCCCGCCGCCCCCGCTGATCGACAGGACGGTCGAAAGCCCGATTTTCTCCTATGACCGCAACGTCTCCGAAGGCGATTCCCCGAACTGTTGGCGGTACGCGACGGAGAAACGGCCCGGGTGCAGGAAGCCCCAGCGGGAGGCGACGGCGGTGACGGTCGCGGCACCCGGGTCGGAGGCCAGGAGTTCCTTGCGTACGCGGTCCAGGCGGACCTCGCGCAGGTACGCGAGCGGTGTGGTGTCGAGGTGCCGGCGGAATCCCTCCTGAAGGGCCCGTACGCCGACGCCCACGCATTCCGCGATCTCCGCGACCGTGAGCGGCTCGGCGGCGTGTCCCTCGATGACCTCCATGGCGCGGCGGACCGCGGGCGGTGCGACGCGCGGCTGCTCGCCGAGCAGGGCCGACGTGTAGTTGTTGGGCTGGGCCATCAACAGCTGGGTCATGAGGAGTGATTCAAGCTGTTTTGTCACCAGGGGCTGGCTTGTCATCCCACCAGGTCCCTCCGCCTCCCGGCGCATGAGGTCGACGATGTTGAGCCAGGA is part of the Streptomyces platensis genome and harbors:
- a CDS encoding cytochrome P450, which encodes MRIPGPEHQEDGGLSAVAAAGGLHRYQLRLHEAYGPVVRFQLPGAATAVSVADPVLLEATAHLDTRPEKLFAFLDPLCEAGNLQVLPADEHTPWRRLLLSVLAGRPAHERHFARFTELARELADRWAGQTDGEPVELQQELTALSLRMICGFALGGAETDTDRVVAAFEEVLTEHLGRLYQVPRADPRSAERAEVALAYLRGTVDRVVAAHRSGGRTDRSDLIGALVEAGQSPARVRDTVMVTLLAAHHTTGVAISWTLHVLGRHPDAADRVAAELDQVLGERAAPDYGDLRRLTYLDMVLKESMRLFPPGPYGARETTEDLVLGPYEIPAGTTVFYPFWAVHLNPEHWPEPERFDPERFTPQEVAKRPRLAYVPFGIGPRNCEGAALATVEAQLVLAVLLKRLRFRPAPGHEVTPVERFVLWARDGIRMMVRPRDLSGA
- a CDS encoding acyl-CoA dehydrogenase, with amino-acid sequence MAVSIGLHVSPEFPAMLERIDALGGVLEADADAAEELGRLTEDVARALLGAGVVGAALPQSLGGYEFSPRQLIETVERISYHDSAAGWTMMALQLMTGTTAAYLDAVAAADLFPDVAGGDHALLAGHGTRPGRAVPVEGGYLVSGSWQFASGMAHATHIHSAIQVEGTGELRVLAMPKSQVELVDNWDVLGLRATHSIDYHCAHEFVPATHTYVATTTHPANGGAIYHLGLVNMSAIGHTGWAFGVGRRLLDELKLVAAAKSGTRNAAVDTAQFHAEYATAEAKLRSARAWAMEVWRGIEGTLNAGELTSTEQNTLLRLALNHATWTVQDVGQTVHRWAGTAAIRRGPIDRFLRDLGTGTQHITSSPTVLQNCGKWLSGAQPRAHWEFLDLTP
- a CDS encoding alpha/beta hydrolase family protein codes for the protein MSEKVRFPSVVGPELAGAIDLPEGEIRGWGIFVHGFTLGKGSPAASRVSKQLAREGIGMLRFDNLGIGDSDGDWGDGSFTVKVQDTIRAAAMMAERGTPADLLVGHSWGGAAVLAAAAEATGVRAVATIGAPVDPSHVERQYDAVVDRVLSDGSHEWFVGGRTLVLKRAFVEDVRRAHLRDRIGELDLPLLVLHSPTDNTVDIDNAGEIFREARHPRSFVSLEGADHFLTARGQAQRAARIISAWADQYIHGAGARRKDVR
- a CDS encoding AraC family transcriptional regulator, which produces MPAEKSPLANHQLFHTADIWEARAEVGRAFCPHDLRITRRSATLDARLHGAPFDRTGLYYLDYGTEVRITPGDLESFFLVQIPLAGYAEIACGREEIISSPELASVPSPTGKLDMRWGDGNPQLIVWFDRSSLESHLGSLLGRTVRRPIFFSLGMNLTTPGSRSWLNIVDLMRREAEGPGGMTSQPLVTKQLESLLMTQLLMAQPNNYTSALLGEQPRVAPPAVRRAMEVIEGHAAEPLTVAEIAECVGVGVRALQEGFRRHLDTTPLAYLREVRLDRVRKELLASDPGAATVTAVASRWGFLHPGRFSVAYRQQFGESPSETLRS